Within Staphylococcus sp. NRL 16/872, the genomic segment CTCAATGCTTTAAAATATCCTTACCCAGATCATAATAAAAAATTTCAACTTATCAATGCACATGCTGAAAAATACGATGTACCTGTCTTAGGTATAGATGTACAACCACCAGAAGCCTTTCACTCCCACGACTTATACTTTAAATATTTAATTAGCGTACTAAGATTACAAAATTGGATACCACCTTTGCAATAAGTATGCAAAATAAAAAAGTAATATGAAGTGATACCAAAGATTATAACGTGTAACTTAACTTCAAACCCGGTGCGTTACAACATTTCATGTTTCTCTTTTTCATACGTTTTTTTCAAATATTTATAAGGTGACCCATCGATGTGGAGCACATATTTTAATTTCATTAATTTATGAACAATTGCATCCGCATCCTGTTCATTGATATATAACACAACATATTTACGTTGCTTATTTGTATAGACAATATGTCCATATTTGCGAAGTTGTCGTTCATGTTTAATGTGTTTGAGATAAACAATTAAACTCACTCTCGAAACTAATTCCATATCATACTCACTCCGTTTTTTTATGCATATTAACTATACCACGACTAAATATTTTATAAAATATTTAAAAACAGTTCATTCCAATGTATTTATCAACATGGCTTTAGAACATCGCTTTACTTTTGCATGGAAATAATTTTTGATACGCTAAGTGCAATAACCTATAGGAGGAACGACTTATGACAAACAAGAAGAGATGGGCATTAAATTTAAGTTTAGCAAGCGCTGGATTATTAGGTAGTCTATTTTTTATTAATAAAAATAAAGGCGTACCAACGACTAAGCACATTCC encodes:
- a CDS encoding DUF2129 domain-containing protein, whose product is MELVSRVSLIVYLKHIKHERQLRKYGHIVYTNKQRKYVVLYINEQDADAIVHKLMKLKYVLHIDGSPYKYLKKTYEKEKHEML